A DNA window from Deinococcus misasensis DSM 22328 contains the following coding sequences:
- a CDS encoding transposase family protein, whose translation MNPEQLKLAVQHFSELPDPRTNRGLNQPLINVIVIALCAVLSDADSFYDMEDFGELKRDWLSSFLDLHTGIPSHDTFNRVFARLD comes from the coding sequence ATGAACCCCGAGCAACTGAAACTCGCAGTCCAGCACTTCTCTGAGCTCCCTGATCCCCGGACAAACCGAGGGCTCAATCAACCCCTCATCAACGTGATCGTCATTGCCCTGTGTGCTGTGCTCAGCGATGCAGACAGCTTCTATGACATGGAGGATTTTGGGGAACTCAAACGGGATTGGCTCTCAAGCTTCCTGGACCTCCACACCGGTATACCCTCCCATGACACCTTCAATCGGGTCTTCGCCAGGCTCGACC